From Curtobacterium sp. SGAir0471, the proteins below share one genomic window:
- a CDS encoding beta-glucosidase family protein: MTTVDDTTRASRPTAASPLAERIDALLGQLTTAEKVQLLTGRDFWTTWPVEKIGLRRILMSDGPSGVRGEVWDERDPSLNLPSATALSASWDRAIAKRYGAAAAVEARRKGVDVVLGPTINLHRSPLGGRHFEAFSEDPVLTGDLAASYVDGVQENGVAATPKHYVANDYETDRFTASTEVSDRALRELYLLAFEKAVTEAHAWAVMSSYNAINGVTASENDLLETPLNSEWGFDGIVVSDWTGVRSVDSAKASQDVAMPGPNPWWSEGPLLQAVESGEVPLAAIDRKVRRILTLAARVGALEGFEPVAAEPVHVEDGVAFVREAEAEGTVLVRNTGILPLDAPAVARIALLGHNADQARTQGGGSATVVPEHVVTPIEGIRAAFPGATVDYAIGAVVQEGIAEFPLSSITNPATGEPGARVAFVKDGEELFVEDRRATALFWFGGDAPIRESDRLDVTTTYTAETTGTVRLGIGAAGRSRMWVDGELLLDETVPVEGDQLGAAFLNPPARSVPVAVEAGQQLAIRIEHDIVQDDALGGVLAYQFGTEPSDADPVALIEAAVTTARDADVAIVVVGTNSKVESEGYDRSSLALPGHQDDLVRAVSAVNPNTVVVVNSGSPVEMPWRDDVAAVLLTWFGGQEYGNALADVLTGTAEPGGRLPTTWPAALADVPVQDVTPVDGKVAYDEGVHVGYRAWLRAGTEPAYPFGHGLGYTTWTIDGVSASPTVTEGDAAIVTATVANTGDRAGKHVVQVYASRAQSAADRPVRWLVGFAPVRLGAGESTEVSIEVPARAFAHWDGAWRYEPGTFELHVGASVVDLAGSATLELE; encoded by the coding sequence GTGACCACCGTGGACGACACCACCCGCGCCTCCCGGCCGACCGCCGCGTCGCCGCTGGCCGAGCGCATCGACGCGCTCCTCGGACAGCTGACGACCGCGGAGAAGGTCCAGCTGCTGACCGGCCGCGACTTCTGGACGACCTGGCCGGTCGAGAAGATCGGTCTCCGCCGCATCCTGATGTCCGACGGCCCGTCCGGTGTCCGCGGTGAGGTCTGGGACGAGCGCGACCCGTCGCTCAACCTGCCCTCCGCCACCGCGCTGTCGGCGAGCTGGGACCGGGCGATCGCGAAGCGCTACGGCGCCGCAGCCGCCGTGGAGGCCCGCCGGAAGGGTGTCGACGTCGTGCTCGGCCCGACCATCAACCTGCACCGGTCGCCCCTGGGCGGACGGCACTTCGAGGCGTTCAGCGAGGACCCGGTGCTCACGGGCGACCTCGCCGCGTCGTACGTCGACGGCGTGCAGGAGAACGGCGTCGCCGCGACCCCGAAGCACTACGTCGCGAACGACTACGAGACCGACCGCTTCACCGCGTCGACCGAGGTGTCGGACCGGGCGCTCCGCGAGCTGTACCTGCTCGCGTTCGAGAAGGCCGTCACCGAGGCGCACGCCTGGGCGGTCATGTCGTCCTACAACGCGATCAACGGCGTCACCGCGTCGGAGAACGACCTGCTGGAGACCCCGCTCAACTCGGAGTGGGGCTTCGACGGCATCGTCGTGTCCGACTGGACCGGTGTCCGCTCGGTGGACTCGGCGAAGGCGTCGCAGGACGTCGCGATGCCCGGACCGAACCCGTGGTGGAGCGAGGGGCCGCTGCTCCAGGCGGTCGAGTCGGGCGAGGTCCCGCTGGCGGCGATCGACCGCAAGGTCCGCCGGATCCTGACCCTGGCCGCCCGCGTCGGTGCCCTCGAGGGCTTCGAGCCCGTCGCGGCGGAGCCCGTGCACGTCGAGGACGGTGTCGCGTTCGTCCGCGAGGCCGAGGCCGAGGGCACGGTCCTCGTCCGGAACACCGGCATCCTGCCGCTCGACGCCCCCGCCGTGGCGCGGATCGCGCTCCTGGGCCACAACGCCGACCAGGCCCGCACGCAGGGCGGCGGTTCGGCGACCGTGGTGCCGGAGCACGTCGTGACGCCCATCGAGGGCATCCGAGCGGCCTTCCCGGGCGCGACCGTGGACTACGCCATCGGCGCCGTCGTGCAGGAGGGCATCGCGGAGTTCCCGCTGTCGAGCATCACGAACCCCGCGACCGGCGAGCCCGGTGCCCGGGTGGCGTTCGTCAAGGACGGCGAGGAGCTGTTCGTCGAGGACCGCCGTGCCACCGCACTGTTCTGGTTCGGCGGCGACGCCCCGATCCGCGAGTCCGACCGACTCGACGTCACGACCACGTACACCGCCGAGACGACGGGCACCGTGCGGCTCGGCATCGGCGCCGCGGGTCGCTCCCGCATGTGGGTGGACGGCGAACTCCTGCTGGACGAGACCGTCCCGGTCGAGGGCGACCAGCTCGGCGCGGCGTTCCTCAACCCGCCGGCGCGCTCCGTCCCGGTGGCGGTCGAGGCCGGGCAGCAGCTCGCGATCCGGATCGAGCACGACATCGTGCAGGACGACGCACTCGGCGGTGTGCTCGCCTACCAGTTCGGCACCGAGCCGAGCGACGCCGACCCCGTAGCGCTCATCGAGGCAGCCGTCACCACCGCCCGCGACGCCGACGTGGCGATCGTCGTCGTCGGCACGAACAGCAAGGTCGAGTCCGAGGGCTACGACCGCTCGTCGCTCGCACTGCCCGGGCACCAGGACGACCTGGTCCGTGCCGTCTCCGCCGTGAACCCGAACACCGTCGTCGTGGTGAACTCCGGTTCGCCGGTCGAGATGCCGTGGCGGGACGACGTCGCCGCGGTGCTCCTCACCTGGTTCGGCGGGCAGGAGTACGGCAACGCCCTCGCCGACGTGCTGACCGGCACCGCGGAGCCCGGTGGTCGCCTGCCCACCACGTGGCCGGCCGCCCTCGCCGACGTCCCGGTGCAGGACGTCACACCGGTCGACGGCAAGGTCGCGTACGACGAGGGCGTGCACGTCGGGTACCGGGCCTGGCTGCGTGCCGGCACCGAGCCCGCCTACCCCTTCGGACACGGCCTCGGGTACACCACCTGGACGATCGACGGCGTCTCCGCATCGCCGACGGTGACCGAGGGTGACGCCGCGATCGTCACCGCGACCGTCGCGAACACCGGTGACCGCGCCGGGAAGCACGTCGTGCAGGTCTACGCGTCGCGTGCGCAGTCAGCGGCCGACCGTCCGGTGCGGTGGCTCGTCGGGTTCGCGCCCGTCCGGCTCGGTGCGGGGGAGTCCACCGAGGTGTCGATCGAGGTCCCGGCGCGGGCGTTCGCGCACTGGGACGGTGCCTGGCGCTACGAGCCCGGGACGTTCGAGCTCCACGTCGGCGCGTCCGTCGTCGACCTGGCCGGCTCGGCGACCCTCGAACTGGAGTGA
- a CDS encoding TetR/AcrR family transcriptional regulator has protein sequence MARRGSYAKGIAKREEILTVALDLVAQQGFRQTSIKDIADAVGLTQAGLLHYFDSKDDLWVEILRRRDEVDLAHDWGTTAEDPGAFLAAIVRHNTEVPGLVQMFVNLSAAAATDAGHPAHEYFRERYERSRDDFARDFRTMQQDGRLRTDVDVEQLASVLLAISDGMQIQWLYDPSRDMAEHVELVARLAVAQSVTPASA, from the coding sequence ATGGCACGACGGGGTTCGTACGCGAAGGGCATCGCGAAGCGCGAGGAGATCCTCACGGTCGCGCTCGACCTCGTCGCACAGCAGGGGTTCCGGCAGACGAGCATCAAGGACATCGCCGACGCGGTCGGGCTCACCCAGGCCGGACTGCTGCACTACTTCGACTCGAAGGACGACCTCTGGGTGGAGATCCTCCGCCGCCGCGACGAGGTCGACCTGGCGCACGACTGGGGGACCACCGCCGAGGACCCGGGCGCGTTCCTCGCCGCGATCGTCCGGCACAACACCGAGGTCCCCGGCCTCGTGCAGATGTTCGTGAACCTGTCCGCCGCCGCCGCGACCGACGCCGGACACCCCGCGCACGAGTACTTCCGCGAGCGCTACGAGCGCAGCCGCGACGACTTCGCCCGGGACTTCCGGACCATGCAGCAGGACGGCCGGCTCCGCACCGACGTGGACGTCGAGCAGCTGGCGAGCGTGCTGCTGGCGATCTCGGACGGCATGCAGATCCAGTGGCTCTACGACCCGTCGCGGGACATGGCCGAGCACGTCGAGCTCGTCGCTCGGCTGGCGGTCGCGCAGTCGGTCACCCCCGCCTCCGCCTGA
- a CDS encoding DUF6458 family protein: MRIGSSIALIVIGAIIAFAVDYQVAGIDLRLIGYILMAAGVVLLIISLAVGFGGRRTTTTTRSGIDPASGEQITRQDRRDGTY, encoded by the coding sequence ATGCGCATCGGATCGAGCATCGCCCTGATCGTCATCGGAGCGATCATCGCCTTCGCGGTCGACTACCAGGTCGCGGGCATCGACCTGCGCCTGATCGGCTACATCCTGATGGCCGCCGGCGTCGTGCTGCTCATCATCAGCCTGGCGGTCGGGTTCGGCGGGCGTCGGACCACGACCACCACCCGGTCGGGCATCGACCCGGCCTCCGGCGAGCAGATCACGCGGCAGGACCGCCGCGACGGCACGTACTGA
- a CDS encoding LLM class flavin-dependent oxidoreductase: MRELGFLSFVPNHGGTAGAAAALEDGLRLFETAESLGYGTGWVRGRHFEPFLTSPMTFFAAAAQRTSTIGFGTAVLGMRYEDPIRLAEDASTVDLLSGGRVQLGISTGIAGYGPILDPVFGGSERSFRDEAEARAARLLEVLQGEPLGTAGKGYESIPAGADLTLQPLSPGLRGRVWWGGGSTGTAVRTAEKGLLLHCSTLNTEDTGAPFAQAQADQLTAYRERFAELQAAGEHPGRTPRVAVGRIVVPLLDDHDRRVHEEFLTGYASGMDDEGRPLSGPPFRFSRIVSGGVDEIVDALAADPAVQSTDELVITLPANGDAAAHERILRIVAEEIAPRLS; encoded by the coding sequence GTGCGCGAACTCGGCTTCCTCTCCTTCGTCCCCAACCACGGCGGCACCGCCGGCGCAGCAGCCGCGCTGGAGGACGGCCTGCGCCTGTTCGAGACGGCCGAGTCACTCGGCTACGGCACCGGGTGGGTGCGCGGCAGACACTTCGAGCCGTTCCTGACCAGCCCGATGACGTTCTTCGCGGCGGCCGCCCAGCGCACCAGCACGATCGGCTTCGGCACCGCCGTCCTCGGGATGCGCTACGAGGACCCGATCCGCCTCGCCGAGGACGCCAGCACGGTCGACCTCCTCAGCGGCGGCCGGGTGCAGCTCGGCATCAGCACCGGGATCGCCGGGTACGGGCCGATCCTCGACCCGGTGTTCGGCGGCTCGGAGCGCAGCTTCCGCGACGAGGCCGAGGCCCGTGCGGCGCGGCTGCTCGAGGTCCTGCAGGGCGAGCCGCTCGGCACGGCCGGGAAGGGCTACGAGAGCATCCCCGCCGGCGCGGACCTGACGCTGCAGCCGCTCTCGCCCGGGCTGCGCGGCCGTGTGTGGTGGGGCGGCGGCAGCACGGGCACGGCGGTCCGCACGGCCGAGAAGGGCCTGCTCCTGCACTGCTCGACGCTCAACACCGAGGACACCGGCGCCCCCTTCGCGCAGGCGCAGGCCGATCAGCTCACCGCGTACCGGGAGCGGTTCGCGGAGCTCCAGGCGGCCGGCGAGCACCCGGGCCGCACGCCGCGGGTCGCGGTGGGCAGGATCGTCGTCCCGCTGCTCGACGACCACGACCGCCGGGTGCACGAGGAGTTCCTCACCGGCTACGCGAGCGGCATGGACGACGAGGGCCGCCCGCTGAGCGGGCCGCCCTTCCGCTTCAGCAGGATCGTGTCGGGTGGCGTGGACGAGATCGTCGACGCGCTGGCCGCCGACCCGGCCGTGCAGTCGACCGACGAGCTCGTGATCACCCTGCCGGCGAACGGCGACGCTGCGGCGCACGAACGCATCCTGCGGATCGTCGCCGAGGAGATCGCCCCGCGGCTCAGCTGA
- a CDS encoding NAD-dependent epimerase/dehydratase family protein gives MTRVVVTGGSGKLGRAVVRDLDEHGYDVVLLDRVPSPDKPERVPFVRIDLSDYGQVLGALTGIDDRYDRVDAVVHLAAVPAPGQVPDVALITNNVTASINVFHAARVARIKNVVWASSETLLGIPMGEHHPPYLPVDEEFAVRPQSSYSLGKAVEEEMARHFTRWDPELKMIGLRFSNVMDETDYPSFPWDASPEAKTFNLWSYIDSRDGAQAVRRSLEAELTGFEAFVIASPDTVMDTPTIELVERFVPDIERRTDIDGTSSLLSSEKARELLGYAPEHSWRDHRSR, from the coding sequence ATGACGCGTGTTGTGGTGACCGGAGGCAGCGGCAAGCTCGGACGGGCGGTCGTCCGCGACCTCGACGAGCACGGGTACGACGTCGTCCTGCTCGACCGGGTGCCCTCCCCCGACAAGCCCGAGCGGGTGCCGTTCGTCCGCATCGACCTGAGCGACTACGGCCAGGTCCTCGGCGCGCTGACCGGCATCGACGACCGCTACGACCGCGTCGACGCCGTCGTGCACCTCGCCGCCGTGCCCGCACCCGGCCAGGTGCCCGACGTGGCGCTCATCACGAACAACGTCACCGCGTCGATCAACGTCTTCCACGCCGCCCGGGTCGCACGCATCAAGAACGTCGTGTGGGCGTCGAGCGAGACCCTGCTCGGGATCCCGATGGGCGAGCACCACCCGCCGTACCTGCCCGTCGACGAGGAGTTCGCGGTCCGCCCGCAGTCGTCGTACTCGCTCGGCAAGGCCGTCGAGGAGGAGATGGCCCGCCACTTCACCCGCTGGGACCCGGAGCTGAAGATGATCGGCCTGCGGTTCTCGAACGTGATGGACGAGACCGACTACCCGTCCTTCCCGTGGGACGCCTCGCCGGAGGCCAAGACGTTCAACCTGTGGTCGTACATCGACTCCCGCGACGGGGCGCAGGCGGTTCGGAGGTCGCTCGAGGCCGAGCTCACCGGGTTCGAGGCGTTCGTCATCGCGAGCCCCGACACCGTGATGGACACTCCGACGATCGAGCTCGTCGAGCGCTTCGTGCCGGACATCGAGCGCCGCACCGACATCGACGGGACGAGCTC
- a CDS encoding DEAD/DEAH box helicase: protein MTDVTTTPPLLAALPAAVDGVVDPDAVYQAFAEWAEAGGRPLYPAQDEALIELVSGANVVLSTPTGTGKSLVAAGAHFAALAEGKRSWYTAPIKALVSEKFFQLVDLFGAQNVGMVTGDSSVNADAPIICCTAEILANTALRQGADAEVDVVVMDEFHFYGDPDRGWAWQVPLLVLERAQFLLMSATLGDVTTIADDLSRRTGRPTARVTGVSRPVPLSYEYVLTPVQETVERLLEEGKAPVYIVHFAQAAALERAQALMSVKVASRERRDEIAAAIAGFRFSAGFGQTLSRLIRAGIGVHHAGMLPKYRRLVEQLAQRGLLPVICGTDTLGVGINVPIRSVLLTGLTKFDGSRMRQLSAREFHQIAGRAGRAGYDTEGDVVAEAPEHEIENARAVAKAGDDPKKKNKVKKKKAPEGFVSWGPASFDRLIAAEPEPMVSRMRITHAMVLAVVARGGDAFADVRSLVFENHEPRSRQLAMARRALSIARTLINARVIEQVDGQYRMTVDLPVNFALNQPLSPFALAAFELLDPSSPTYALDMVSIVEATLDDPRAILVQQQFKERGEEVARMKREGIEYEERMELLEAVTWPKPLDELLTAAYEAYAAEQPWVLDFTLSPKAVVRDMYERAMTFGDFVRFYQLTRSEGLVLRYLSDAYRTMRQTISEEQRTPELDDLIEWLGEVVRQTDSSLVDEWEALVNGSVTEAAAEAVSSSAGEIAPPQPARLTGNPRAFRVLVRNALFQRVLLAAADDPAGLGELDATSGFDRSAWDAVLEEYYEEHDAIGTDGDARSMAYLVLDEQGPGRTWRARQIFADPEGDKDFGFSATIDLDASDESGEAVVRVTEIGRFDGWAEVDVD, encoded by the coding sequence ATGACCGACGTCACCACCACCCCGCCGCTCCTCGCCGCCCTGCCGGCGGCGGTCGACGGCGTCGTCGACCCGGACGCGGTCTACCAGGCGTTCGCCGAATGGGCCGAGGCCGGCGGGCGGCCGCTGTACCCGGCGCAGGACGAAGCGCTCATCGAGCTCGTGTCCGGTGCGAACGTCGTCCTGAGCACGCCGACGGGCACCGGCAAGTCCCTCGTCGCGGCCGGCGCGCACTTCGCCGCGCTCGCCGAGGGCAAGCGGAGCTGGTACACGGCGCCGATCAAGGCGCTCGTCTCCGAGAAGTTCTTCCAGCTCGTCGACCTGTTCGGTGCGCAGAACGTCGGCATGGTGACGGGCGACTCGAGCGTCAACGCCGATGCCCCGATCATCTGCTGCACGGCCGAGATCCTGGCGAACACGGCGCTCCGTCAGGGCGCCGACGCCGAGGTCGACGTCGTCGTGATGGACGAGTTCCACTTCTACGGCGATCCCGACCGCGGGTGGGCGTGGCAGGTGCCGCTGCTCGTGCTCGAGCGCGCGCAGTTCCTGCTCATGTCCGCGACCCTCGGCGACGTCACGACCATCGCCGACGACCTCTCCCGCCGCACGGGGCGCCCCACCGCCCGCGTGACCGGTGTCTCGCGACCGGTGCCGCTGTCCTACGAGTACGTGCTGACCCCCGTGCAGGAGACCGTCGAGCGGCTGCTCGAGGAGGGGAAGGCACCGGTCTACATCGTGCACTTCGCCCAGGCAGCGGCGCTCGAGCGGGCGCAGGCGCTGATGTCCGTGAAGGTGGCGTCGCGCGAGCGGCGGGACGAGATCGCCGCCGCGATCGCCGGGTTCCGGTTCAGCGCCGGGTTCGGGCAGACCCTGTCACGGCTGATCCGAGCGGGCATCGGCGTGCACCACGCGGGCATGCTGCCGAAGTACCGACGGCTCGTCGAGCAGCTCGCCCAGCGGGGTCTCCTGCCGGTGATCTGCGGCACTGACACCCTGGGGGTCGGCATCAACGTCCCGATCCGGTCCGTGCTGCTGACCGGCCTGACGAAGTTCGACGGTTCCCGGATGCGGCAGCTGTCCGCTCGCGAGTTCCACCAGATCGCCGGCCGCGCCGGACGTGCCGGGTACGACACCGAGGGCGACGTGGTCGCCGAGGCGCCCGAGCACGAGATCGAGAACGCCCGCGCCGTCGCCAAGGCCGGGGACGACCCCAAGAAGAAGAACAAGGTCAAGAAGAAGAAGGCGCCCGAGGGCTTCGTCTCCTGGGGGCCGGCGTCGTTCGACCGCCTCATCGCCGCCGAGCCCGAGCCGATGGTGTCCCGGATGCGGATCACGCACGCGATGGTGCTCGCCGTCGTCGCCCGCGGGGGAGACGCCTTCGCCGACGTCCGGTCGCTCGTGTTCGAGAACCACGAGCCGCGCTCCCGGCAGCTCGCGATGGCCCGGCGCGCCCTGTCGATCGCCCGCACGCTGATCAACGCCCGCGTGATCGAGCAGGTCGACGGGCAGTACCGCATGACCGTCGACCTACCCGTGAACTTCGCGCTCAACCAGCCGCTGTCACCGTTCGCGCTCGCGGCGTTCGAGCTGCTCGACCCGTCCTCACCCACGTACGCGCTGGACATGGTGTCGATCGTCGAGGCGACCCTCGACGACCCGCGCGCCATCCTCGTGCAGCAGCAGTTCAAGGAGCGCGGCGAAGAGGTCGCCCGCATGAAGCGCGAGGGCATCGAGTACGAGGAGCGGATGGAGCTGCTCGAGGCAGTGACCTGGCCCAAGCCGCTCGACGAACTGCTCACCGCTGCGTACGAGGCCTACGCGGCCGAGCAGCCGTGGGTGCTCGACTTCACGCTCTCACCGAAGGCCGTGGTCCGCGACATGTACGAGCGGGCGATGACCTTCGGCGACTTCGTGCGGTTCTACCAGCTCACCCGCTCCGAGGGTCTCGTGCTCCGCTACCTGTCCGACGCCTACCGGACGATGCGCCAGACCATCTCGGAGGAACAGCGGACCCCCGAGCTCGACGACCTGATCGAGTGGCTCGGCGAGGTCGTCCGGCAGACCGACTCGTCGCTCGTCGACGAGTGGGAGGCGCTGGTCAACGGTTCCGTGACGGAGGCCGCCGCCGAAGCAGTGTCCTCCTCCGCTGGCGAGATCGCTCCGCCGCAGCCCGCCCGCCTCACCGGCAACCCGCGGGCGTTCCGGGTGCTCGTGCGGAACGCCCTGTTCCAGCGGGTGCTGCTCGCGGCCGCGGACGATCCCGCGGGGCTCGGCGAGCTCGATGCGACCAGCGGGTTCGACCGCTCGGCGTGGGATGCCGTGCTCGAGGAGTACTACGAGGAGCACGACGCCATCGGGACGGACGGGGATGCGCGGTCGATGGCGTACCTGGTGCTCGACGAGCAGGGGCCGGGACGGACCTGGCGGGCACGGCAGATCTTCGCCGACCCCGAGGGGGACAAGGACTTCGGGTTCTCGGCGACGATCGACCTCGACGCCTCGGACGAGTCGGGGGAGGCGGTCGTGCGCGTCACCGAGATCGGACGGTTCGACGGCTGGGCCGAGGTGGACGTCGACTGA